GCTTCGGGAAAGCCATATCCCTAGCACCAACCATCAACGGCACCAAAAAGTTACCAAATCCCCCAATGGCGCTAGGGACAATCCACAGGAAGATCATAATCGTCCCGTGATTGGTCATGAAAGCGTTATACAGATTGGGGTCGAGTAAGTCTGCATCTGGTGTTGCTAATTCGGCACGGATAGCAACAGCCATCAGTCCACCGATGAGATAGAACACAAACGCTGTCACCAGGTATTGAATACCAATAACCTTGTGGTCAACATTAAATGTAAAATAATCTTGCCATTTCCACGCCTTCAAATGTGAGGTGTGGCCAGCCACCATTTCCGGTTTATTTTCTTCTGGTGGAGTATTCCGTGGAAATTCTACCTGCGTCATATTTTTGTCCTTTGTCCTTTGTCATTTGTCATTTGTTTTTTTGTCCTTTGTCTTTTGTCATTTGTCAGTTATTAATGACCAATGACCAATGACTAATGACCAATGACCAATGACTCTAGAGTTGCTGCACTAATTCCCATATCATGGGTGTGGGGCGCGAGAAACTCTGATGTTGATAAGTCGGCGGGATTAACTGCAACGACTTGATTGAGGTTTTGCTGTTGAGCAATCTGGTTTTCTGTCCGCCAGCTATCATATTCTGTCTGCGTGTGGACAATTACCTGTGTCCGCATTGAACCGTGATAACCACCGCACAATTCAGCACAAACTACGGGATATGTACCTGGTTTAGTGGCAACAAATCGTAGTTCGGTAGGGATACCAGGAAGTGCATCTTGCTTCAGCCGAAAGTTTGGCACCCAGAATGAGTGAATTACATCTTGTGCTGAAAGGTTGAGTTGCACATCAGCACCGACGGGTATGTGCAATTCCCCAGAGGTAATGCCACTATCGGGGTAATTAAATATCCAGGCATACTGTATGCCTTTGACATCAACAACTAAGTCGGCTGGTTTGTTAAGGGTTTCAGGAGACGCGCCGATACCGATTGTTGGGGCAATTGTCGGGGCTGTTGTTGCTTCAGAAGCATCGCTGAGTGTCGCTGCAATCGCAGTTCCCGACTTATGAGCAACATGAGCTGCTGAATGAGGATGACCGGCAGGCTCAAAACCGCCCATTTGGTTAAAAACATCTACACTGTAGATGCCCAAACCGAGGACAATTACTGTAGGAATTGCTGTCCAAAAGATTTCTAAGGGAACGTTACCTTCTATTGGTAAACCATCGGTATCATCACCGCGACGGCGACGAAACTTAACCAAAAAAATCAGAATAGTTCCTTCTACCACCAAGAAGAGTGCGATCGCAATGGTAAGCATGACGTTGAAAAAACCG
This Nostoc sp. C052 DNA region includes the following protein-coding sequences:
- a CDS encoding cytochrome c oxidase subunit II; this encodes MQQVPVSLWTLVAGIVVTAISIWIGQNHTLMPVQASLQAPLVDGFFNVMLTIAIALFLVVEGTILIFLVKFRRRRGDDTDGLPIEGNVPLEIFWTAIPTVIVLGLGIYSVDVFNQMGGFEPAGHPHSAAHVAHKSGTAIAATLSDASEATTAPTIAPTIGIGASPETLNKPADLVVDVKGIQYAWIFNYPDSGITSGELHIPVGADVQLNLSAQDVIHSFWVPNFRLKQDALPGIPTELRFVATKPGTYPVVCAELCGGYHGSMRTQVIVHTQTEYDSWRTENQIAQQQNLNQVVAVNPADLSTSEFLAPHTHDMGISAATLESLVIGH